The Aeromicrobium yanjiei DNA segment CGCGAGCGCGCCGTCAACCCGCCGGCCGATCCGGCCGTTCCGAAGGACGCGGCGACGATCGTCGTCGTCCGCGACGGCGAGCAGGGCATCGAGGCGTATCTCATGCGGCGGCAGACGTCGATGGCGTTCGCGGCCGGGATGTACGTCTTCCCCGGTGGCGGGCTGGCGGCTGCGGACGTCGAGCTGCCGACGCCGTGGTTCGGCCCGGACGCCGCGGACTGGGGTCGCCGGTTCCGGTGCGACCCCGACCTGGCGCGTGGTCTCGTGGTCGCCGCAGTTCGCGAGACGTTCGAGGAGACCGGCATCCTGCTGGCCGGCCCCGACGGCGACACGGTGGTCGCCGACACGAGCGGCGCGGAGATGCAGGCCGCCCGTGAGGCCCTGGAGGCCGGTGAGCTCGCGTTCGCGGACTTCCTGAACCGCGAGGGCCTCGTGCTGCGGGCGGACCTGCTCGGCGCCTGGGCGCACTGGATCACCCCGGCGTTCGAGCCGCGTCGTTATGACACCCGGTTCTTCGTCGCGGCACTGCCGGAGGGGCAGCAGGTCGGCACAATGAGCCGCGAGGCGGACCGCGCCGACTGGGCGCCGCTGAGTGCGGTGCTGCGGGCGGTCGAGGCCGGGGAGGCGGCGATGATGCCGCCCACCGTGACCGCGTGCCGGGAGGTGTCGGCCTTCACCGCCGGCACCGTGCTCGCGGCAGCCGCCGAGCGGACGATCCACACGGTCCTTCCCGCGCTCGTCGTCGTCGACGGCGAGCCCTATCTCGAGACCGACCTCGGAGGTCCCGCATGAGCAGCAGTGCCGTCACCGTCTCGGAGCGCGCGTCGTACGTCCTGGCCGACAACCCGGGACTGATGACGCTCGACGGCACCAACACGTGGATCCTGCGGGAGCCCGGAGCCGCCCGCTCGGTCGTCGTGGACCCGGGGCCGGCCGACGACGGCCACCTGCAGGCTGTGCTGGACGCCGCGGGAGAGGTCGCGCTGGTGCTCTTCACGCACCGGCACCACGACCACACCGAGGCGCTCGAGCGGATCGTCGAGCTGACCGGGGCGCCCACCCGCTCGATCGACCCCGCGTACACGCGCTCCGCCGACGTCCTGGCCGACGGGGACACGATCGACGTCGACGGTCTGCGGCTCGAGGTCCTGGCGACGCCGGGGCACACCACGGACTCCGCGTGCTTCCTGGTCGGCGCCGAGCGTCTGCTGCTCAGCGGCGACACGATCCTGGGTCGCGGCACCACGGTCATCGCGCACCCCGACGGCGTCCTCGGCCCCTATCTGGACTCCCTCGCCCGCGTCCGTGAGCTGGTCGAGGAGGGGCTGGTCGAGCAGATCCTGCCCGGCCACGGCCCCGTCGTCACCGATCCGCTGGCGGTCGTGGACTTCTATCTCGAGCACCGTGCCGAGCGCCTCGACCAGGTCCGTGCCGCGGTCGCCGCCGGAGCGACCACTCCGCGCGAGGTCGTCGAGACGGTCTACCAGGACGTCGACCAGACCCTGTGGCCCGCCGCCGAGCAGAGCGTCGCCGCCCAGCTCGCCTACCTGCGCGCCTAGCCCCGCCCGTCGGTTCCAAGATTTGGCGGGTTTGGCCCGCCACACCTCACGAATCGTGAGTTCTGGCGGGCTCAAGGCGCCAAATCTTGGTGTCCACAGGTCGGGCGGCGGGCGTACGCCGTCCACAGCTCGGGACTCGCGGGTTCAGCTCGTCTGCGGCCTCCCGGATCGTCGAGGGATGGAACCTGTCCCCGCTGCCCTGATCGGGCGCGCGTTCACGGTCGCGGACGCGGCCTCCGCCGGCGTCGGGCGGCGAGCCCTCCAGGGGCCGCGATTCGCCACGGTGCACCGGGGCGTCTTTCGCGCAGTGGGCACGCCGGCCACGCTGGACCTGCGCGTCCGCGGCGCCCTCCTCGTGCTGCCCGACGACGCGGCGCTGAGCCACCAGACCGCGCTCGTGTGGTCGGGCTACGACGGCCTGCCCGACGACCCGTTGCACTTCTCGACCGCGTCGGGCACCCGGATCGACCGGCCCGGGATCGTGCTGCACCGCCGCCAGTTCCGGCTGCGCTCGGCCTTCGTCCACGGGGTGCCGGTCCTCGACCCGGCGCGGACGTTCGTCGACGTCGCGACGGACGTGGACGACCGCGAGCTCCTGCGCATCGGCGACTGGCTCGTCCGGCAGGGATTCGTGGACCTGCTCGACCTGCGCGCGTTCGCGATCGCGGAGCACCTCGACGGCGTGCAGCGGGCGCGCCGCGTCGCGCCGCTGGTCAGGGAGCGGGTCGACTCGGTCCGCGAGTCCGACGTGCGCTGGATCGT contains these protein-coding regions:
- a CDS encoding DUF559 domain-containing protein — translated: MEPVPAALIGRAFTVADAASAGVGRRALQGPRFATVHRGVFRAVGTPATLDLRVRGALLVLPDDAALSHQTALVWSGYDGLPDDPLHFSTASGTRIDRPGIVLHRRQFRLRSAFVHGVPVLDPARTFVDVATDVDDRELLRIGDWLVRQGFVDLLDLRAFAIAEHLDGVQRARRVAPLVRERVDSVRESDVRWIVWSSGLPMPEPNAGIFADAGIHIANGDLVYERWKVLVEHDGWHHERDAGQRQRDHLRRERIESLGWRVIVITAEDFADESQIAWRVYNALAERGYRGARPRCVR
- a CDS encoding NUDIX hydrolase, yielding MTVRIPMPARLRERAVNPPADPAVPKDAATIVVVRDGEQGIEAYLMRRQTSMAFAAGMYVFPGGGLAAADVELPTPWFGPDAADWGRRFRCDPDLARGLVVAAVRETFEETGILLAGPDGDTVVADTSGAEMQAAREALEAGELAFADFLNREGLVLRADLLGAWAHWITPAFEPRRYDTRFFVAALPEGQQVGTMSREADRADWAPLSAVLRAVEAGEAAMMPPTVTACREVSAFTAGTVLAAAAERTIHTVLPALVVVDGEPYLETDLGGPA
- a CDS encoding MBL fold metallo-hydrolase encodes the protein MSSSAVTVSERASYVLADNPGLMTLDGTNTWILREPGAARSVVVDPGPADDGHLQAVLDAAGEVALVLFTHRHHDHTEALERIVELTGAPTRSIDPAYTRSADVLADGDTIDVDGLRLEVLATPGHTTDSACFLVGAERLLLSGDTILGRGTTVIAHPDGVLGPYLDSLARVRELVEEGLVEQILPGHGPVVTDPLAVVDFYLEHRAERLDQVRAAVAAGATTPREVVETVYQDVDQTLWPAAEQSVAAQLAYLRA